The following are encoded in a window of Cyanobacteriota bacterium genomic DNA:
- a CDS encoding histidine kinase, translating into MQAFSDPTLNSAPILQLLVFVDKRPSSGEQIRYIQECLSSYQIDRGVDLQVIDVVEKPYLAEHFKLVATPSLIKVYPEPRQVLAGSDLVVQLEKWLPRWQRAVEAQITKALISSDRDTLPPAPMVGADQATTGSGLSQPHPTSYLAELIRLSEEVFQLKQEKEELLAQVTFKDRIIAMLAHDLRNPLTATSIALETLEMGTQSEAAGESKLTLAMTAQLLRHARTQTKAIDRMITDLLQAAQGNQTDLRIQAQELDLGALCRDVLAQWSDRIHAKSQRLEVDIPSDLPTVYADPERLRQVIVNLLDNAVKYTPEQGTIQVSILHRTTQKIQVSVCDDGPGIPEDNREKIFEERFRLQRDEVKEGYGIGLALCRRIIRAHYGQIWVDSVTGRGSCFHFTLPVYRL; encoded by the coding sequence ATGCAGGCATTTTCTGACCCTACGCTTAATAGTGCGCCAATTTTGCAACTACTTGTGTTTGTTGACAAGCGTCCTAGCTCAGGAGAGCAAATCCGTTACATCCAGGAGTGTCTGTCAAGCTATCAGATTGATCGGGGTGTGGATTTGCAAGTTATAGATGTGGTGGAAAAGCCTTACCTAGCAGAACACTTTAAGTTGGTAGCAACACCAAGCTTGATTAAGGTTTACCCAGAACCACGGCAAGTACTAGCTGGGAGTGACCTGGTGGTGCAACTAGAAAAGTGGTTACCTCGATGGCAAAGGGCAGTGGAAGCGCAAATTACTAAGGCGTTGATCAGCAGCGATCGCGATACCCTGCCACCAGCGCCCATGGTTGGCGCTGATCAAGCAACTACAGGTTCAGGACTGTCTCAACCACATCCTACAAGTTATTTGGCTGAGTTAATCCGACTCTCAGAAGAGGTTTTTCAGCTTAAGCAAGAAAAAGAAGAGCTACTAGCCCAGGTCACGTTTAAAGATCGGATTATTGCCATGTTGGCTCATGATTTGCGCAATCCACTCACGGCTACATCGATCGCCCTAGAGACTCTGGAAATGGGAACCCAGAGTGAAGCTGCTGGTGAATCAAAGCTAACCTTGGCTATGACTGCTCAACTGCTGCGTCATGCTCGTACTCAAACAAAAGCTATTGACCGCATGATCACTGACTTGTTGCAAGCAGCTCAAGGCAACCAGACAGATCTGCGAATTCAGGCCCAAGAGCTAGATTTGGGGGCGCTGTGCCGAGATGTGTTAGCGCAGTGGAGCGATCGTATTCATGCCAAGTCCCAGCGGCTAGAAGTAGACATTCCCAGTGATCTGCCCACAGTATATGCCGACCCAGAGCGACTGCGGCAGGTCATTGTTAACCTACTGGACAATGCCGTGAAATATACCCCAGAGCAGGGCACGATTCAGGTGTCGATTCTGCATCGAACCACGCAGAAAATCCAAGTGAGCGTGTGCGATGATGGGCCTGGCATTCCAGAAGACAATCGCGAAAAAATCTTTGAAGAGCGGTTTCGCCTTCAGCGTGATGAAGTAAAGGAAGGCTACGGGATAGGGTTGGCGTTGTGTCGGCGCATTATCCGGGCGCACTATGGACAAATTTGGGTAGATTCTGTGACTGGCCGAGGGAGTTGCT